One window of the Rufibacter radiotolerans genome contains the following:
- the dnaN gene encoding DNA polymerase III subunit beta produces MKFIVSSTALLKQLTSINGVVANNPVVPILENFLFEINDGVLTITASDLETSMITEIHVEARENGRIAAPARILIDTLKNLPDQPVTFTIDEETYTIEISSSNGRYKLSGENATDFPKVPVVRGGNAIEIPSNVLSRAINKTIFAVSNDELRPAMTGIFVQLNSDNITFVATDGHRLLRYRRQDVTSENAASIIIPKKAFNLLKSTLPSEATAVRVEFNTSNAFFSFDNIRMICRLIDERYPDYENVIPVQNPNKLTIDRYDFLSSVKRISIYSNKTTHQVRLRITGSELQISAEDLDFSNEASERLTCQYDGEDMEIGFNAKFLTEMLSNMDSDEITLELSTPNRAGLLIPSTNDEEESILMLVMPVMLNNYV; encoded by the coding sequence ATGAAATTTATTGTATCTTCTACGGCGCTGCTAAAGCAGCTTACCAGCATCAACGGGGTAGTGGCCAACAACCCGGTGGTGCCGATTCTGGAGAACTTCCTGTTCGAGATAAATGATGGCGTTCTGACCATCACTGCCAGTGACCTGGAGACATCCATGATCACGGAGATACATGTGGAAGCCCGCGAGAATGGCCGTATTGCCGCGCCGGCCCGTATCCTGATTGATACCCTTAAGAACCTCCCTGACCAGCCGGTCACCTTCACCATTGACGAAGAGACCTACACCATTGAGATCAGCTCTTCCAACGGCCGTTACAAGCTGTCTGGCGAGAACGCGACTGATTTCCCTAAGGTACCGGTTGTGCGCGGCGGCAACGCCATTGAGATCCCGTCAAATGTATTGAGCCGGGCCATCAACAAAACCATCTTCGCTGTAAGCAATGATGAACTTCGTCCGGCCATGACGGGTATTTTTGTGCAGCTGAACAGTGATAACATCACGTTTGTGGCCACAGACGGTCACCGCCTGCTGCGCTACCGCCGCCAGGACGTGACCAGCGAAAATGCCGCCTCCATCATCATCCCTAAAAAAGCCTTCAACCTGCTTAAGTCCACCTTGCCAAGTGAGGCCACGGCGGTACGCGTAGAGTTTAACACCTCCAATGCGTTCTTCAGCTTTGACAACATCAGAATGATCTGCCGCCTGATTGATGAGCGTTACCCAGATTACGAGAACGTGATTCCGGTGCAGAACCCTAACAAACTCACCATTGACCGGTATGATTTCCTGAGCTCAGTGAAACGTATCTCTATCTACTCCAACAAGACCACGCACCAGGTTCGCCTGCGCATTACGGGCAGTGAACTGCAGATCTCAGCCGAGGATCTGGATTTCTCCAATGAGGCCAGCGAGCGCCTTACCTGCCAATATGACGGCGAGGACATGGAGATTGGTTTCAATGCCAAGTTCCTCACGGAGATGCTCAGCAACATGGATTCTGATGAGATCACCCTGGAGCTTTCAACCCCTAACCGAGCCGGATTGCTTATTCCGTCTACC